From the genome of Cytophagales bacterium WSM2-2:
AGAAAAAGATCTATCATAAGCACAAGCAAGTCGTAATTCTCAATACACTCGATTTTTTATACGGACATGTCTTATTGAAACTTTACAATTCTTCCTATCATCTCAACAACAATAAAGATCTTGGACTTATCCTTATTCTTCCCAAATCATTTGAATGGTTGATCCCTAGCAGATGTGCCGAAGCGTGGTTGGTAGATCTCAAATTAAATGAGCTTGCCGGCACGCATTCAAGTATTCAAAAATTCATTTCCAGCGAATTTGAACGATTTGATACAATTTATCTTAGTAAAGCTTACTCTCACCCTGATTTTAGCAACATCGATATTGCCAATTTCACTGGTGTCAAGTCTTTTGACTTAAGAAATTTTATAAGCCTGCGTCCCACTTTCACTTTTGTTTTACGGGAAGACCGCTGGTGGCTATCCGGAATTCTGGATTACTGGTTCTATCGTGTATGTCGAAAAACCAAGATGTTAAAAATAGGAGGACGCATGTTGTCAATGAGTCAAAATGGCCTGGTAAAAAAAACGATTTCCAGGATTCGGGAGAAACTGCCAAACTCGCGCTTCTACATTGTCGGTTTAGGTAAAGTTGGAAATTTTAATCGCTATGCAAACGATCAGCGGAAAACAATGGCCGATGAATCGATTGAAAGAGCATGGTGCAGAATTTACTCACAGAGTCATGTTGTCATAGGAGTACATGGATCTAATATGCTTTTGCCCACGGCACATGCAGCTGGTTGCGTTGAAATCCTTCCGGAAGATCGATATGGGAATATAATCCAGGATATTTCAGTGCGATATTCCGACCGAAAGCAACTTTATTTTTATCGATTTACAGATCAATATGCTAGCCCGCAAACAGTTGCTCACAAAGCGATTTCAATTGTAGAGGATTTCGAGGTCTTCGAAAAAAACATGTGCAGTAACTTTTATTCTTCAGCGCAGCTATCCGATTCGGAATTCCACCGCAGGCCAAACGATTTTTACGCCATTCATTGATGATGTATATCGTTGATTTGTTTGCCATTCATTACTCAATTTTAGGCTTTAGCTATTGTAATGAGTTACGTCATACCCGCAAGCCCGCTCAGCACACCAGTGCTATTAGTTATTTTTAACAGGCCCGAAACCACGTGGCAGGTTTTTGAAGCTATCCGAAAAGCAAGGCCATCGCGACTTTATATTGCTGCCGATGGGCCTCGAAAAAATGTAAAATCGGATTTTGAAAAATGCGAGGAAGCACGAAAAATCGTCAATCAAGTCGATTGGGATTGTAAAGTTGAAACACTCTTCCAAAGTGAAAATTTGAATTGTGGAGTGGGGCCTGCTTCCGCATTCACGTGGTTCTTCGAGCATGAAGAGGAAGGAATTATTCTCGAAGACGACTGTCTTCCTTCACAGAGTTTCTTCTGGTTTTGCCAGGACTTGTTAGAGCATTATCGTCACGACACTCGCGTCATGCATATCGGTGGAAATAATTTCCTGAGCGGTTGGCAGAAAGACAGCGACTATTCCTATTATTTCTCCCGTGCAGGAAATGTGTGGGGTTGGGCTACCTGGAGACGTGCCTGGAAAAAATTTGACTTTGAATTAAAGCACTATTCAAAGGCAAAGCAGGATGGGTTCTTCAGCTATTATTTTATGAGCCCTGTCGAGAAAGCGTATCGATTGAGAAAATTTAATAAAACTATTACCCGTAGCAAAGTAGATTGGTGGGACTACCAATGGGATTTCGCGCGGTATGCCAATTCCGGACTGGCCATTGTTCCTAACATTAATCTCGTAAAAAATATCGGTTTTGGTGATTTAGCAACGCATACTACGAACGTCAACAGTAAGGGTGCGTCTATGGACGCGTTGGATATAGGATTTCCGCTGCGTCATCCTCCGTTTATGATTCGAGATGCTGTTTCGGATAAAAGATATTTCAGTCTTCTGATGAAAGATGTAATCACTTCAAAAGCAAAGTCCTTGCTGAAAATTAACAGACTGCTAAAAGCCAAAGTGATATGAATATTCAAGAAACTGCGAAGCCCCTGACAACACCGGTATTGCTCTTGATCTTCAACAGACCAGAAACCACCAGAAAGGTTCTCGATGCTATTCGAAAAGTGAAACCTACAAAATTGTATATCGCTGCCGATGGCCCTCGATCACACATAAAAGAAGATGTAAGAAAATGCAAGGAGGCCCGTGAGGTCGTATCCCAAATTGATTGGGACTGTACTGTTACCAGGTTATTCCGGGATGAAAATCTTGGGTGTGGCAAGGGACCGTCATCAGCTATGACCTGGTTCTTCGATCAGGAAGAAGAGGGTATCATCCTTGAAGACGATTGCCTGCCATCGTCAAGTTTCTTTTCCTTTTGTGCCGAACTTCTAGAACGATATCGACATGACACACGGATTATGGAGATCGGTGGTACCAACTTTGAAAGTAAAAAAAACAGGGGTAGTGATTACTCTTACTTTTTTTCCAATATGATTTATATATGGGGTTGGGCGACCTGGAGGCGCGCCTGGAAACTGTATGATTATGAGATGGGTCACTACAATGAAATAACCAGGAAACAGTATCTCGATGGGCACTTCGACTTTGCTTATGAAGTTGAGCACTTTAATTACATTTTTGAAAAAATGCATACGGGTGATGAGCGGACCAGCCGCAAGACTGTTTGGGATTATCAATGGCAATTCATTTGTAAAATCAACTCGGGTCTGATCATCGTTCCGGAAAAGAACCTGGTTACCAATCTGGGATTTGGAGCCGATGCAACGAATACGAAAAACCCGATCGGTGCTGGACATGATTTAAAAATGGAAGAACTGGACTTTCCATTGAAGCACCCTGAATTTATCATGGTGAACAAAAAGCGAGATCACCGATACTTTAATGAAATCTGCAGCTCACGAGTATATCGGATGAAATCCAGCATAAAGCAATATATACCTAAGCCCGTTTTTGAATCTCTAAAATACTTTTTTAAAAGCGCAATCCGGCTTCTGTCCTCGGGAAGAGTAGAAAGGATCGTGTCCCCGCATACGCATATGCTGCGGAACCAACAATAGAAAGAAAGCAATGTTAAGCAAACGAGATATTATCAATTTCTTATTTGTCGCAAGCTTTCCGGTATTTGGTATCGGCACATATGTAGCGGCTGCCAAAAGTCCATCTGTTGGGTTCATCATTTGCATTTCGGTTCATATACTCATCATACTCTTTTACCTGGTAGATATCTTCTATAAAAAAGGGTTTCAGCCGCGGATAAATAAGTATTATTACTTGAACTGGCTATATCTGGCTACGTGCGTTATCTCGGTATTCCGAGCACTTTTCAATGGCCTGCCTGAAGACAATCTATCAATCACCCTCGTGAAATGCGCTGTATTTATTGCACCAGTAAATGCTTTCATTATTGTGGTTCTATACAATGAAGATCAAGTAGAACGAATAGCACGCCTAACTTTCCTAAGCTTGAGCCTTCTCCTTCTCATCAATTTATTTGGATTCTTCGTGCTCAAACTGTCCAACGAATTTCATAGCATAGAGGGTCGGCTCAACTTTCCGTTTTTAGACGGTTTTTACAGCGGGGCATGTGTGCTCACTATTCTAAATCTCATGCTGATTTATTATATGACGAGGGTGAAAGACGACCCCTTCAGGCTTTCCTATCTGGCAGCTTATTTCATTTTCAACCTGGGGCTGCTCTATTTGATTAATTCCAGATTAAATATTCTGATTTTTTTATTTGTCGCATTGCTCCTTTCATCCCGAGTCATCGAAAAAACAAGGGGGCTGTTTTTAGTTTCACAGTTTACGATCCCCATTCTTCTAAGTTCAGGCTTGTTTCTTTACCAGTTTCTTACCCTTCCCGTTTTCGTCACCATGTTAAAACGAGTTGACTTGCAGGATGTAATGACGTTCAACGGGAGGGCTTTCATTTGGAGTAATGTGATGAGTTGGATTACCGATGATCAACGCGGCATTTTTTGGGGCAATGGTTTTAAGGGGCATTATTTTCTTGACCTGATATCAGACGTGGCTAAACTCTGGAATTCAGATGTAAAAGATTATCATCACATGCATCTCCATAGCAGTTCCTTTGAAATCCTGGTTAGTCAGGGAATCTTTGGTTATGTGATCTTCATGATTCTATTTCATCGGGTCTATACTTACTACAAGAAGAAATACCAGGCCGGTGATCCACAAGGCGTATTCTTTGCAGTTACTGTATTTCTGTTGTTCATTCTACAGGTCGATATCTTCGTATACCTGGAGAGCTCTGGCCAGGTAATATTCTCACTGGTCATGGCGGCCGTACTGGTGAATCCAAATACAACGCTTACGAAAAAACCTATGCTAAACGCTTCATAAAATTATGGACCAAGTAATGGGCCATAAAATAAAGTTCGTTGATGCTCTGCGTGGAATTGCCATTCTGGGTGTGCTCATTGTTCATTGCGGCCAGGCCGGCATAAACGATACTTACCCTCGTGTCTTCGATAATATTATCGTGAATGGAGCTATTGGTGTTCAGCTTTTTTTTGTGGCAAGCGCATTTACTATTTTTTTGACCTATGGCAATAGAAATAATAAAGAGACAGCTCCAGTTGGAAATTTCTTTATTAGAAGATTTTTCAGAATTGCACCCATGTATTATTTCGGTATTATCTACTTTCTGTGGCAAGACGGATTCGGAGCCCGATATTGGCTGGGGGACGCTCCAAATGTTTCGATGTGGAACGTTCTTTCAAATATTTTATTCATACACAGCATAAATCCATATTGGATCACAAGTGTCGTTCCCGGCGGATGGTCTATAGCTATTGAAGCATGTTTTTACTGTCTGGTACCCTTACTATTTCTGCGAATAAAAAACTTAAATCAGGCTTTAGTTCTATTTCTTTCTACAATCCTGGCGCGAATGGTTCTCTATTCTTTGCTGGAACGTTTCCCCTTGATTGCTTCAGAACGCCTTTGGGGTGAGTATTTGTTTTTTTACCCACCAAACCAATTCCCTGTTTTTGCGTGTGGCATCATTCTCTATTTCCTTGTTAGGACTCCGATGAGAGAATGGCATGTTGAGCCAATTGTTGTATTTATTCTTTGCATCTTCCTTTTAGCTCAATTGTTGACTCACACTGTCTTCATATTTCCATTGCACATTCAATTTGCAATGACGTTCGTTGTATTAGGATGTGTGCTTTCACGAAAAGGGTTTATAGTTCTCGTCAATCCTGTCACGATTTATATTGGAAAGATCAGCTACAGTATGTACCTGGTTCATTTTGCTGTATTGCATTGGCTGACGCAATTCAGTTTTCTGGATTTTGTCTCCCCCGGTATCCCCTATTTCTCTATCATCAATTACATTTTGCGTTTTTGCTGCATACTATCGCTGACTGTAGCCATATCTGCATGCACTTACCATTTGATTGAGGTACCTTTTCAAAATATCGGAAAGATTATTGTTCGAAAAAGAGAGAGTGCCCGGAAACAATGGGTTTCGACCAATGCATCGTACCAATGAATGCTCAGACTCTCCCCATAACCAACGTGCCCGTAGTAGACGTCTCCATTTATATTGTAATTCCTGTACACAATCGTAAGGAGTTTACTAGAGAATGCCTTTGCTCCTTGCAGCAACAAACAATTTCAGGGCATGAGATCATAATTGTAGATGATGGATCTACAGATGGCACAAGGGAAATGCTCGCTAAAGAATTTCCAAATGTCATCGTGTTATCCGGAACTGGAAACCTGTTCTGGACAGCGTCTGTCAATCTTGGCATACGACACGCATTGTCGCTTGGAGCGGAGTATATTTTGACACTCAACAATGACACTTTAGCTTCTGAAAATTTCCTTGAGCAAATGCTCTTCTGGACTGATTCAACCCCGAATGCATTGCTTGGAGCTTTGGATGTGGATAAAAAAACTCAACAACCCTATTATGGCGGTGAACTGGTCAATTGGACGTGGAGTAAATCCCGCTTCCTACTAAATGAGCTTAGCGAAGAAGATCGCAAAGGACTGCACGAGGTTTCGCTTTATCCTGGTCGTGGGTTGCTGATCCCCAAAAATGTATTTGATACTATTGGCCTTTTTGAAGAGAGAAAACTGCCTCATTATTTAGCCGACTACGACTTTACCCAGATGGCAATAAGAAATGGGTTCAAGATATATTGCAACTATGACGCGAGGCTATACACCTATCCGGAAGAAGGCGGTGATCATAAATTAAGAGAGAAAAAAAATCTGAAAAACTATCTTCTTCACTTGTTCGATGTCAAGGGTGGTGGCAACCTCCGGAATTATACTATCTATGCTCTTAGAAATTGCCCGAGAAGATTTCTTTTGCCAGCATTACTAACGGGTTATGCCCGAAGAATTGCCGGATATTGGCTAAAGTAGTTCTTATCATCAAAAGTATCCTTACCTCCCGCCAGTCGCAAAATTGTAAAGGCCAGGCGCTCCTTTTTTAAAAGCCAGGCGAACAATCACAGAAAGACCGATAGTAATTACCGGAGCAGCAACATAAATGATTAATGACGAGAAGTTTGTTTTTCCCATATAAAAAAACATACCCTTTTTCAAGATGGTAAGCAGAGGTTCATGAAAAACGAATATAAAAAAAGAGCTATTAAACAGAAAAGAATACTCTTCGATTGGTCCATAATGGAATTGATCGTACAATGACCACACCGAAATTATGCCGGCTAATATGCCCAGGTTGTTGAT
Proteins encoded in this window:
- a CDS encoding hemolytic protein HlpA, with the translated sequence MSYVIPASPLSTPVLLVIFNRPETTWQVFEAIRKARPSRLYIAADGPRKNVKSDFEKCEEARKIVNQVDWDCKVETLFQSENLNCGVGPASAFTWFFEHEEEGIILEDDCLPSQSFFWFCQDLLEHYRHDTRVMHIGGNNFLSGWQKDSDYSYYFSRAGNVWGWATWRRAWKKFDFELKHYSKAKQDGFFSYYFMSPVEKAYRLRKFNKTITRSKVDWWDYQWDFARYANSGLAIVPNINLVKNIGFGDLATHTTNVNSKGASMDALDIGFPLRHPPFMIRDAVSDKRYFSLLMKDVITSKAKSLLKINRLLKAKVI
- a CDS encoding hemolytic protein HlpA gives rise to the protein MNIQETAKPLTTPVLLLIFNRPETTRKVLDAIRKVKPTKLYIAADGPRSHIKEDVRKCKEAREVVSQIDWDCTVTRLFRDENLGCGKGPSSAMTWFFDQEEEGIILEDDCLPSSSFFSFCAELLERYRHDTRIMEIGGTNFESKKNRGSDYSYFFSNMIYIWGWATWRRAWKLYDYEMGHYNEITRKQYLDGHFDFAYEVEHFNYIFEKMHTGDERTSRKTVWDYQWQFICKINSGLIIVPEKNLVTNLGFGADATNTKNPIGAGHDLKMEELDFPLKHPEFIMVNKKRDHRYFNEICSSRVYRMKSSIKQYIPKPVFESLKYFFKSAIRLLSSGRVERIVSPHTHMLRNQQ